From the genome of Sphingobacterium kitahiroshimense, one region includes:
- a CDS encoding helix-turn-helix domain-containing protein, translated as MGEKQYRDQQYLKELGKQIKKIREDNGWSQEFLAELCEIDVRQLGRIERAETNSTISILKKIADKSNIKMNKLLDF; from the coding sequence ATGGGTGAAAAACAATACAGAGATCAACAATATTTGAAGGAACTTGGTAAACAGATAAAAAAAATCAGAGAAGATAATGGTTGGTCTCAAGAATTTTTGGCCGAGCTTTGTGAAATTGATGTTAGGCAATTGGGAAGAATAGAAAGAGCAGAAACAAACTCCACAATTTCTATTTTAAAAAAAATTGCAGATAAATCCAACATTAAAATGAATAAGCTCTTAGATTTTTGA
- a CDS encoding RagB/SusD family nutrient uptake outer membrane protein produces the protein MILIKNNIMKVTVGCLILLLVSCSKYLDIQSNHGLVVPNKLEDLQKLMDDTGIMNLSYSSFGEASADDYYLKQPIFDNLIDYAQNTYIWKNYYRNYPNDWSSGYNAVYNCNLVLDRLKSISVNSVDESFYKEVKGSALFYRASHYLYLLWTYAPAFIEGKSEDDLGIVLRNSSDFNEISNRSTVVACYLKIIEDLNACIDLLPEKSAHTLRPNRYAAMGMLARTYLSMHNYDQALLYADKVLKKYPELMDYNNLSEVNVDASFPFTIFNKETVWYGELMSSSNLTSSRALIDTLLYRSFDNNDLRKKAFFKVAPDGTVTFKGSYSGSAKMFTGIAINEMYLIRAECNLKLGNREKALDALNYLMKKRYKTGIFKPYSSIDEREVLTIILKERRRELIFRGLRWMDLKRLNAEGAEIVIQRNVNGEIQTLLPNSNAYALPLPDDIIRLAGIEQNPQ, from the coding sequence ATGATACTTATAAAAAATAATATAATGAAAGTGACGGTAGGATGTCTGATCCTATTGCTCGTTTCTTGCAGTAAATATTTGGATATCCAGTCCAACCATGGACTCGTGGTACCAAATAAACTTGAAGATCTGCAAAAGTTGATGGATGATACGGGTATAATGAATCTTTCCTATTCCTCATTTGGAGAGGCATCTGCCGATGATTATTATTTGAAGCAGCCGATTTTCGATAATCTGATCGACTATGCACAAAATACCTACATCTGGAAAAATTATTACAGAAACTATCCTAATGACTGGTCTTCGGGTTACAATGCAGTCTATAATTGTAATCTTGTGCTGGATCGGCTCAAGTCTATTTCGGTAAATAGTGTAGATGAATCATTTTACAAAGAAGTTAAAGGTTCGGCGCTCTTTTATAGGGCAAGTCATTATCTGTACTTGTTGTGGACTTATGCGCCAGCATTTATAGAAGGAAAATCTGAGGATGATTTGGGTATTGTTTTACGTAATTCTTCTGATTTTAACGAGATCTCGAATCGTTCTACTGTCGTAGCATGTTATTTAAAAATTATCGAAGATTTGAATGCATGCATAGATCTTTTACCGGAGAAGTCTGCACATACCCTACGCCCCAATCGATATGCAGCAATGGGGATGCTTGCACGTACGTATTTGTCAATGCACAACTACGATCAAGCTTTGCTTTATGCTGACAAAGTACTAAAAAAATATCCAGAACTGATGGATTACAATAACCTGTCTGAGGTAAATGTAGATGCCTCCTTTCCATTTACGATATTTAACAAGGAAACTGTATGGTATGGAGAACTGATGTCCAGTAGCAACTTGACGAGCTCTCGTGCTTTGATCGATACGTTACTATACCGATCATTTGATAACAACGATCTTCGAAAGAAGGCCTTTTTTAAAGTTGCACCTGATGGTACAGTAACATTTAAAGGGAGTTATTCAGGTTCAGCAAAGATGTTTACCGGTATAGCTATTAATGAGATGTATTTGATACGTGCAGAGTGTAATTTGAAATTAGGCAATAGGGAAAAGGCTTTGGATGCTTTGAACTATCTGATGAAAAAACGCTACAAAACGGGAATTTTTAAACCTTACAGTTCAATTGATGAAAGGGAAGTGCTAACAATTATATTAAAAGAGCGTAGAAGAGAATTGATTTTTAGGGGCTTGCGGTGGATGGATCTAAAAAGGCTTAATGCAGAAGGTGCAGAAATTGTTATACAGAGGAATGTTAACGGAGAAATACAAACGTTGTTGCCAAACTCCAACGCCTATGCACTTCCATTGCCAGACGATATTATACGCTTGGCTGGGATAGAGCAAAATCCACAATAG
- a CDS encoding type II toxin-antitoxin system antitoxin SocA domain-containing protein: protein MSEIKLKYFEYFLIHALTKFGGQKNDFSVLKTQKLLFFAVAAQSNIPSDFVLGESLFNDFKAYQYGPVEHTIYSTLKSQNNTLTYVKIDNRGTNFFEYRSLEEIKSEMSQGLDSKIVRSIDLALNSLMTINPNIINYSAFNLVELSHRWKCWSNHYSNDNTAIPFIEIKTDNQYYFI from the coding sequence ATGAGCGAGATTAAATTGAAATATTTTGAATACTTTTTGATTCATGCCCTAACTAAATTTGGCGGGCAAAAGAATGATTTTAGTGTTCTAAAAACTCAAAAACTTTTGTTTTTTGCAGTTGCTGCTCAATCTAATATACCATCAGATTTTGTTTTAGGGGAATCATTATTTAATGATTTTAAAGCGTATCAATATGGGCCAGTAGAGCACACTATCTATTCTACTTTAAAATCTCAAAATAATACTCTAACTTATGTGAAAATTGATAATCGAGGCACTAATTTTTTCGAGTATAGAAGTTTGGAGGAAATTAAGAGTGAAATGTCTCAAGGATTGGACAGTAAAATTGTTCGATCTATAGATCTTGCTTTAAATAGTCTAATGACTATTAACCCTAATATTATCAATTATTCAGCATTTAATCTAGTAGAACTTTCTCATAGATGGAAGTGCTGGAGCAATCACTATTCAAATGATAACACTGCAATTCCTTTTATTGAAATAAAGACTGATAATCAATATTATTTCATATAG
- a CDS encoding TlpA family protein disulfide reductase: protein MKAIKLLTKVKTYVPSIYRALAKYACNLYRKCTSQVLKQNSLLSGNFILIKLTPTSKFLRLGFDLASGFHRAQSMKSRGQVDENSSGRRKWLEEKVKKGIPNIGMPLEMQAYDLKIGTKANLFDYVFNICCILFPNRVRTLFYLRPSLHRMCTVPLPSLHQEKDGAGVLQVLCNYRETYYSGKRRLKESPNKIRTDGFAFFMIFLKNVLAKIGLAVLSVYRLFTNALLKWYRKGTGDVLKSYQIGTKASSLATDVTAKAGEVLNFNGRRVDQASVMRCICIDKAWIVRKTVSVYTLLTHYQRFMYASSILDLYAKGASFQTGVFKRLKFLSCVKMCFCFNKLANRLKIQLNNMLSSVHDAVSEWVVYEFRKLMGISFNALKNIRTYSLLVLMFFNLLDCFLMELKSIRTYSLLVLMVSMFSLSAQTPRKDSGADGLSHLMALKPGDKIPDAVWNQTLELNYFDGKKKTIKFSDLKGKLIILDFWSTGCPACIAGMPKFELIQNRFDQDAIVIFVNSKRNKDTPEKIEARFKKYKADHNYSPSLPTLLDDTIFTALFEHNSIPRSAIINKRGEFIGTSYSDNLSDRNISKMIKDGTLPFQSMGNIINNKFENIPLLADTAGFDYMSVLSGFRVNYNPIYPNVHYINGQTLYQVGNYALRLMYQHAFLDEIKDSESKNYVFDPNVDEMSIKKLFDLQNQKYWYQYFSKDSIAQQVVHEHFRKSLIDNFHLDVVRKNEEIGVYNLKIDRHDNALLTKGGMPIFWVYEGNRNLVIQNTNLNGIANFLRPYLDQPIVIEDPYGQHVDLILPGNFIDLTVSERIALLKSKGIILNYEKRKMEFPYFYLSAK, encoded by the coding sequence ATGAAAGCAATAAAATTACTGACGAAAGTCAAAACATATGTACCCTCCATCTACCGGGCACTGGCCAAGTACGCTTGCAACTTATACCGCAAGTGTACTAGCCAAGTGCTAAAACAGAATTCTTTACTTTCTGGAAACTTTATTCTAATCAAATTGACACCAACTTCTAAGTTTCTTCGACTGGGCTTCGACTTGGCCTCGGGATTTCATCGGGCCCAGTCGATGAAATCCCGAGGCCAAGTCGATGAAAACTCAAGTGGAAGGAGAAAATGGTTAGAAGAAAAGGTGAAGAAAGGTATCCCCAATATAGGAATGCCCCTAGAAATGCAAGCATACGATCTTAAGATTGGTACTAAGGCTAACCTATTTGACTATGTGTTCAATATCTGCTGTATACTTTTTCCTAACCGGGTTCGGACCTTGTTTTACCTCCGGCCGTCGTTGCACCGTATGTGTACCGTACCTCTCCCGTCCCTGCACCAGGAAAAGGACGGTGCAGGTGTTTTGCAAGTACTTTGCAACTACAGGGAAACTTACTACAGTGGTAAAAGAAGGTTAAAAGAAAGTCCGAACAAGATTCGAACCGATGGCTTTGCTTTTTTTATGATTTTCTTGAAAAATGTACTTGCTAAAATCGGTCTTGCTGTACTGTCAGTGTACAGGTTATTCACTAACGCCCTACTGAAGTGGTACCGAAAAGGTACTGGAGATGTACTGAAGAGCTACCAAATAGGTACTAAGGCCAGTAGCTTGGCTACGGATGTGACGGCGAAAGCTGGTGAAGTGCTGAACTTCAATGGGCGAAGAGTAGATCAAGCGTCCGTAATGCGTTGCATATGCATAGATAAAGCATGGATAGTGCGTAAAACGGTATCCGTTTACACACTATTAACGCACTATCAACGCTTTATGTATGCTTCATCCATACTTGATCTATACGCTAAAGGTGCTTCATTTCAAACAGGCGTTTTTAAGCGTCTGAAATTCTTAAGCTGCGTTAAGATGTGTTTTTGTTTTAATAAACTGGCAAATCGCTTAAAAATCCAGTTAAATAACATGTTAAGTAGTGTTCACGATGCTGTCAGTGAGTGGGTTGTTTATGAGTTTCGAAAATTGATGGGTATTTCTTTCAACGCATTGAAGAATATAAGGACTTATTCTTTACTAGTCCTTATGTTTTTCAATCTTCTTGATTGTTTTTTAATGGAATTGAAGAGCATCAGAACTTATTCGCTATTAGTCCTGATGGTTTCTATGTTTAGTTTATCAGCTCAGACGCCCCGCAAGGACAGCGGGGCTGATGGGTTATCTCATCTTATGGCGCTAAAGCCCGGAGACAAGATCCCCGATGCTGTTTGGAACCAAACATTGGAACTAAACTATTTTGATGGTAAAAAGAAAACAATCAAGTTTTCAGATCTGAAAGGAAAGTTGATCATATTGGATTTTTGGTCTACAGGATGCCCTGCTTGTATTGCAGGAATGCCAAAGTTTGAATTGATACAAAACCGTTTCGATCAGGATGCAATTGTAATTTTTGTGAACAGTAAGCGCAATAAAGATACACCTGAGAAGATAGAAGCAAGGTTCAAAAAATATAAAGCTGACCATAATTATTCTCCATCGTTACCAACACTTTTGGATGATACTATTTTTACAGCACTGTTTGAGCATAACTCCATTCCGCGTTCAGCTATTATAAATAAAAGGGGTGAATTTATAGGAACATCTTATAGTGATAATCTTTCAGACAGAAATATCAGCAAAATGATCAAAGATGGTACATTACCATTTCAGAGCATGGGTAATATTATAAATAATAAATTCGAAAATATCCCCTTATTGGCTGATACCGCAGGTTTTGACTATATGTCGGTACTCTCAGGTTTTAGGGTAAATTACAATCCTATCTATCCAAATGTACATTATATTAATGGGCAGACCCTTTATCAAGTTGGTAATTATGCCTTGAGATTGATGTACCAGCACGCTTTTTTAGATGAAATAAAAGATTCTGAATCAAAAAACTACGTGTTTGATCCAAATGTGGATGAAATGTCTATCAAGAAATTATTTGACTTACAGAATCAAAAATACTGGTACCAGTATTTTTCAAAGGATTCGATCGCCCAGCAAGTTGTGCACGAGCATTTTCGAAAATCACTTATTGACAATTTCCATTTGGATGTAGTAAGAAAAAATGAAGAAATAGGAGTGTATAATCTTAAAATAGATCGCCATGATAATGCACTGTTAACGAAAGGAGGTATGCCTATATTTTGGGTATATGAAGGTAATAGGAATCTGGTTATACAGAATACAAACCTCAATGGTATTGCAAATTTCTTAAGACCGTATCTGGACCAACCGATCGTAATCGAAGATCCTTACGGTCAGCATGTGGACCTTATTTTGCCAGGCAATTTTATTGACCTAACTGTTTCTGAAAGGATTGCTCTACTGAAATCAAAGGGCATTATCCTCAACTACGAAAAGCGAAAAATGGAGTTTCCTTACTTTTATTTATCAGCCAAATAG
- a CDS encoding Gfo/Idh/MocA family protein yields MPNFNLNRRKFIQGATAVLTLSALQAKGVSSASTLKNMRVGLIGAGWYGKSDLFRLMQVRDIDVVAICDVDSKHLEEAGKLISERQISRKVPKLYKDYRAMLDAHKLDLVLIGTPDHWHAQQAIDTIRSGAHLYLQKPISIDVLEGEAILSTARKHNKKVQVGTQRRSTAHLIDAKKSIIDQGLLGKISHVEMCCYYHMRKNGNPAVEPVPDFLDYEMWTGPAPLRPYDGLPHGGWWRTFMEYGNGITGDMGMHMFDTVRWLLGLKWPEKITSTGGIFVQKGGKSNIADTQTAIFEYPDLNCVWQMRSWGTPADPEYPWAFVIYGEKGTLKGSVMKYEFIPVGKGERIAMDVVYEKEKFPADLNEPRIELHTAPATRQHMLNLLSAIENDHLPIADIEEGHISTASCILANLSMLLNRPLVYDPIKKICIDDPEATKLLRRPYRAPWKYPFLG; encoded by the coding sequence ATGCCTAATTTCAACCTGAACCGTAGAAAATTTATTCAAGGTGCTACTGCTGTTTTAACTTTATCTGCTCTACAAGCAAAAGGGGTTTCCTCTGCAAGTACACTTAAAAATATGCGGGTCGGATTGATTGGAGCAGGTTGGTACGGTAAAAGCGATCTATTTAGACTCATGCAGGTACGCGATATTGATGTTGTAGCAATCTGTGATGTGGACAGCAAACATCTGGAAGAAGCTGGAAAATTGATCAGTGAACGCCAAATATCCAGAAAAGTACCAAAACTTTACAAAGATTACAGAGCAATGCTCGACGCACATAAACTGGATCTGGTACTCATCGGAACTCCCGATCACTGGCATGCGCAACAAGCAATCGACACCATACGTTCAGGGGCACATCTTTATCTCCAAAAACCCATTAGCATTGATGTTCTTGAAGGCGAAGCTATACTGAGCACAGCAAGAAAACACAATAAAAAAGTACAGGTAGGTACACAGAGAAGAAGTACAGCCCACCTTATAGATGCTAAAAAAAGCATCATAGATCAAGGACTGCTTGGTAAAATATCACATGTCGAGATGTGCTGTTATTATCATATGCGTAAAAATGGAAATCCTGCAGTAGAACCTGTTCCTGACTTTCTGGATTATGAAATGTGGACAGGCCCGGCTCCATTGCGTCCTTATGATGGTTTACCACATGGTGGCTGGTGGCGCACTTTCATGGAGTATGGTAATGGTATTACCGGCGATATGGGTATGCATATGTTCGACACTGTTCGTTGGCTTTTAGGACTTAAATGGCCGGAAAAGATTACTTCAACAGGCGGGATATTTGTACAAAAAGGCGGAAAATCCAATATCGCAGATACACAGACTGCTATATTTGAATATCCTGACTTAAACTGCGTTTGGCAGATGCGGTCCTGGGGAACTCCTGCAGATCCAGAATACCCTTGGGCATTTGTTATCTATGGAGAAAAAGGTACTTTAAAAGGCAGTGTCATGAAATATGAGTTTATTCCGGTTGGTAAAGGAGAGCGCATTGCTATGGATGTGGTTTATGAGAAAGAAAAATTTCCAGCAGATCTCAATGAACCCAGAATCGAACTGCACACCGCTCCTGCTACCCGTCAACATATGCTGAATCTTTTATCTGCGATTGAAAATGACCATCTCCCTATTGCTGATATTGAAGAAGGACATATCTCAACGGCAAGTTGTATTCTCGCCAATCTATCCATGTTATTAAACAGACCATTGGTCTACGACCCTATTAAAAAAATATGCATTGATGATCCTGAAGCAACCAAATTATTAAGAAGACCTTATCGGGCACCTTGGAAATATCCATTTTTGGGATAA
- a CDS encoding SusC/RagA family TonB-linked outer membrane protein, translating to MAQKKNWVQGIIFSKSSDKGLVGASIKNHTLNNYAVSTLEGKFSTEISSWNDSLTISCIGYLDRTITASYFQNESILEMEPKINYLDEAVVNTGYQTLKSNEVTGSVDVLDEKMLNQQVGTSILQRLNNITTAIRFDNQAIQNTDLQKLNISVRGLSTINGNLDPLIVLDGFIYEGNMDNIDPNGIASVSILKDAAASAIWGARAGNGVIVITSKKGVYNTESKTDISVSSNLIWKQKPNLHELYQLDNRNFMEVEKFLFDKGYYTSNLQYMPHLAVTPVIDILDRRKRNLITLLDSTQAMDLLLMQDGRGNFMDAFYQVPFVNQHSLNIRGGSNRYTYSFGAGYTENKSELDDFNRKLNIQLSNSFRPTDKIQIDLNVLYTNQHSNIGRPDYGALTYNGKKVPYDLFFDEIGNEIPFEKDYRKIYLADKFSRGYLDWNYYPLSENKYAQKNSLANDWFSSLNLKYKLFTFLNLNVGGQFQNQQILTDDLSTVQSYDARRLINQYTTIGTENMASVYNIPVGGIKRNNLGDTKSYTLRAQADLNKKIGSHHLIGILGAEIREHKATGSSYTAYGYHDLPLSSSPVDFTRRFTLIPDLSSRSIPGAPQFYKNLNRFVSMYSNLTDKFLDKYGLSLSIRRDGANIFGANANDKWSPLWSVGTSWDVSKESFFKIKVIDFMKMRATYGLSGNVDLRRSPDPIAYVGVANYSNYPMLQISNLNDPSLRWEKVGTTNIGVDLGVLKSRISARIDYYIKNGKDLYGQTEYDYTTWGKQGTIVKNVASMVGKGMDIEINSKNLTGKFSWDSRLLVSINRNKTTSYFDKNKGSISSFLSAGNTITPIVGKPLNALAAYKWMGLNNQGEGQGVLNGELSTDYNAIRNAANAGNADSESVLYIGSSKPQVFGNIINTFGWKSLSLSLNMSYKADYYIRKPVTSYYSLFAQGTAYPDFEDRWQQAGDESSTHVPGMRYPLVSGSDEFYQNSDINVYKGDHLRLEYINASWRKSCIIGGRKVDIGLSFNASNLGVIWKSNKIGFDPEFPYRLSQPKTYSLGLNISY from the coding sequence ATGGCGCAGAAAAAAAATTGGGTACAGGGTATAATTTTTTCAAAAAGTTCAGATAAAGGATTAGTGGGTGCATCTATTAAAAATCATACCCTGAATAATTATGCTGTCAGTACACTTGAAGGGAAGTTTTCAACAGAGATCAGTTCGTGGAATGATTCCTTGACGATCTCATGTATAGGATATTTAGACAGAACGATCACGGCTTCTTATTTTCAAAATGAAAGTATATTGGAAATGGAACCAAAGATAAATTATCTGGATGAAGCTGTGGTTAATACCGGTTATCAGACTTTAAAATCCAATGAGGTTACAGGGTCTGTTGATGTGCTGGATGAGAAGATGTTGAATCAACAGGTCGGTACCAGTATCCTCCAACGTCTGAATAATATAACCACTGCCATTCGCTTTGATAATCAAGCAATCCAGAATACAGATTTACAGAAACTTAATATTTCAGTTAGAGGATTAAGTACCATTAATGGAAATCTCGATCCTTTAATTGTATTGGATGGTTTTATCTATGAAGGTAATATGGATAATATTGACCCGAATGGCATTGCAAGTGTTTCCATATTAAAAGATGCTGCTGCAAGTGCAATCTGGGGGGCACGTGCTGGAAATGGGGTTATCGTGATTACCTCTAAAAAGGGAGTATATAACACAGAGTCAAAAACAGACATATCAGTGTCTTCTAATCTGATCTGGAAGCAAAAACCTAATCTGCATGAATTATATCAGTTGGACAATAGGAATTTTATGGAAGTTGAAAAATTTTTATTTGACAAAGGTTACTATACTTCTAATTTACAATATATGCCACATCTAGCTGTCACACCTGTGATTGATATATTAGATAGAAGAAAGCGTAACTTGATAACCCTTTTAGATTCGACACAGGCTATGGATCTGCTGTTAATGCAGGATGGCAGAGGTAATTTTATGGACGCATTCTACCAGGTTCCATTTGTCAATCAGCATAGCTTGAACATCAGGGGTGGGAGCAACCGTTATACGTATTCTTTTGGAGCAGGCTACACAGAAAATAAATCTGAGCTTGACGATTTTAATAGAAAGCTGAATATCCAGCTTTCCAATAGTTTTAGGCCAACTGACAAGATACAGATTGATCTGAATGTACTCTATACCAATCAACATAGCAATATTGGGAGACCGGACTATGGCGCATTAACTTACAATGGTAAAAAGGTCCCGTATGATCTTTTTTTTGACGAAATAGGAAATGAGATTCCTTTTGAAAAAGATTATAGAAAAATTTATTTAGCTGACAAGTTTAGTAGAGGTTATTTGGACTGGAACTATTATCCGCTCTCCGAAAACAAGTATGCCCAAAAGAATTCTTTGGCAAATGACTGGTTCTCTAGTCTCAATCTCAAATATAAGTTATTTACATTTTTAAACTTAAATGTAGGCGGTCAATTTCAGAATCAACAAATATTAACGGATGATTTGAGTACTGTACAAAGCTATGATGCGCGCAGGCTGATCAATCAATATACGACGATCGGGACTGAAAATATGGCTTCTGTATATAATATTCCTGTAGGAGGAATCAAACGAAATAATTTAGGGGATACTAAAAGCTATACTCTACGGGCACAAGCTGATCTTAATAAAAAAATAGGTTCGCATCATTTGATAGGTATTCTTGGTGCCGAAATCAGGGAGCATAAGGCGACCGGTAGTTCATATACTGCCTATGGCTATCATGATTTGCCTCTTTCCAGCAGTCCTGTAGATTTTACCCGTAGGTTTACATTGATACCGGACCTATCGAGCAGAAGTATACCTGGAGCTCCGCAATTTTATAAAAACTTGAATCGCTTTGTCTCGATGTACAGCAATTTGACTGATAAATTTTTAGATAAGTACGGACTGTCTCTAAGCATCAGAAGAGATGGTGCAAATATCTTTGGTGCAAATGCTAATGATAAATGGTCTCCACTATGGTCTGTAGGTACTTCTTGGGATGTATCTAAGGAAAGTTTTTTTAAGATAAAAGTGATAGACTTTATGAAAATGCGAGCCACTTATGGATTGAGCGGTAATGTGGACCTAAGAAGGTCGCCAGATCCCATTGCTTATGTTGGGGTTGCTAATTATAGTAATTACCCCATGCTTCAGATCAGTAATCTCAACGATCCTAGTTTACGATGGGAAAAAGTTGGAACCACAAATATAGGTGTCGATCTCGGTGTTCTAAAATCAAGGATTTCAGCACGGATCGACTATTATATCAAAAACGGTAAAGATCTTTATGGGCAAACAGAATATGATTATACGACTTGGGGAAAACAGGGAACTATAGTAAAGAATGTTGCTTCTATGGTAGGAAAGGGGATGGATATCGAGATCAATTCGAAAAATCTAACTGGAAAATTTTCTTGGGATAGCAGGTTGTTAGTCAGCATAAACAGAAATAAGACTACTTCCTATTTTGATAAAAATAAGGGTAGCATCAGTTCATTTCTAAGTGCAGGAAATACAATTACACCAATTGTTGGAAAACCATTGAACGCTTTGGCAGCATATAAATGGATGGGATTAAATAATCAGGGAGAGGGGCAAGGAGTTTTGAATGGTGAGCTGAGTACAGATTATAATGCGATCCGCAATGCCGCGAATGCCGGTAATGCGGATAGTGAAAGTGTGTTGTACATTGGATCGAGCAAACCGCAGGTATTTGGAAACATCATCAATACGTTTGGTTGGAAATCCTTGTCGCTTTCCTTAAATATGAGTTACAAAGCTGATTATTATATTCGTAAACCGGTCACATCTTATTACTCTCTTTTTGCTCAAGGTACTGCGTATCCTGATTTTGAAGACCGTTGGCAACAAGCCGGTGATGAGTCCAGCACTCATGTACCGGGTATGAGGTATCCATTAGTATCAGGTTCTGATGAGTTTTATCAAAATTCAGATATTAATGTTTATAAAGGAGACCATTTGCGTTTGGAGTATATAAATGCATCGTGGCGTAAGTCATGTATTATTGGCGGACGAAAAGTAGATATAGGATTATCTTTCAATGCTTCAAACCTTGGAGTTATATGGAAATCAAATAAGATTGGCTTTGATCCTGAATTTCCTTATAGATTGTCACAACCTAAAACATATTCCCTTGGACTCAATATCTCTTATTAA
- a CDS encoding MauE/DoxX family redox-associated membrane protein, with product MDTNKNINIIYGLLRIVMLLFWIYVGIDKVWQLNAFKIALTQQPIISYFAPVLFWLLPVLEVSLGLLLAFPSQKVQSWGWKASILLISVFTVYIALGVLDVYEQKPCMCSSFLSNVSWNTHLVINSVILALSILGWVLNESSIKHTHQTGLDGKTSSALLLISFLAIGSYTYNSTIRIRAINHWHTPDSLYYQEHNTVMSPLKGLLASTYDRYLEPYRQFFTKGLQAGTITNQLLVCNTERRIAIC from the coding sequence ATGGACACTAATAAAAACATCAATATAATATATGGGCTACTACGAATAGTTATGCTCCTTTTTTGGATCTATGTCGGTATAGACAAAGTATGGCAGCTCAATGCTTTTAAGATCGCACTTACACAGCAGCCAATTATCAGCTATTTTGCACCTGTACTTTTCTGGTTACTGCCGGTATTAGAAGTAAGTCTAGGCTTATTGTTAGCATTTCCATCACAGAAGGTACAGTCTTGGGGCTGGAAAGCTTCAATCCTACTTATTTCAGTCTTTACAGTCTATATCGCGTTAGGTGTATTAGATGTATATGAGCAGAAACCCTGTATGTGCAGCAGCTTTTTGAGCAACGTCTCTTGGAACACCCATCTAGTGATAAACAGCGTTATCCTAGCTTTATCGATACTTGGATGGGTTTTAAATGAATCTTCCATTAAACACACGCACCAGACAGGCTTAGATGGTAAAACCAGCAGTGCGCTACTGTTGATCAGCTTTCTTGCCATTGGTTCCTATACCTACAATAGTACAATCCGTATCCGGGCAATAAATCATTGGCATACACCGGACAGCCTATATTATCAAGAGCATAATACCGTCATGAGCCCCTTAAAAGGCTTACTGGCGTCCACATATGATCGGTACTTAGAACCGTACCGACAATTTTTTACCAAAGGTTTGCAGGCCGGTACAATTACTAACCAGTTATTGGTCTGCAATACAGAAAGGAGGATAGCAATATGCTAA